The proteins below are encoded in one region of Labilibaculum sp. DW002:
- a CDS encoding co-chaperone GroES — protein sequence MAELKGKILAGKILVVPMAIEEKTASGIIIPDSAKEKPLQGKVVLVGADKKDEPMELQAGDTVFYGKYAGTELNIDNEDYLLMSQADILYIA from the coding sequence ATGGCAGAATTAAAAGGAAAGATTCTTGCGGGCAAAATTTTAGTTGTCCCAATGGCAATAGAAGAAAAAACAGCTAGTGGCATTATTATTCCTGATTCAGCAAAAGAAAAACCATTACAAGGTAAAGTTGTATTGGTAGGTGCTGATAAGAAAGACGAGCCTATGGAACTACAGGCTGGTGATACCGTTTTCTACGGTAAATATGCAGGTACAGAATTGAATATTGATAATGAAGATTATCTATTGATGTCGCAAGCAGA